Part of the Megalopta genalis isolate 19385.01 chromosome 6, iyMegGena1_principal, whole genome shotgun sequence genome, AGGGCGACAGAGATTTCGACTTAAATGTCATTACACAGTTCATACAATTCTTAGTACAGATGTGGGGTATTCAATTAAACAGTAGGAGTACCGCAGAAAAGATGAGTACTAGAGGAAAAATGGCTAGCGCCACTTATGCCCAAACTAGAGAATATCTGAAACCGCTTcttagaaaattaaaaaatagatCTTTGCCAGAGGATATCACTGATAGTTTAACAGACATAGTGAAGCATTTACTTGAACGCAATTATATATTGGTAAATAGACAAATGAGAATGATATGTGATTTTAGTGCAACAAATTTAatgaaaacaatttatttcaggCAAGTGATGCATACTTACAAATGGCTATAGGAAACTCTCCATGGCCTATCGGAGTAACTATGGTTGGTATTCACGCACGTACTGGAAGAGAAAAAATTTTCTCTAAGAATGTAGCACACGTAATGAATGACGAAAcccaaagaaaatatattcaagCATTAAAAAGGTTGATGACTAAATGCCAAGAATATTATCCAACGGATCCGTCACGTTGTGTAGAATATTCAAAGGGATAAAGTACATGGATGAATATGCATACACTGTAAAGTACATAACATTAACAATATGTAATTGTAACATTCAGTTTATTTCTATCACTGTTACACTTGCATCATAATTTAAGTAAGTTCaaagtattaatatatattattatttaagtaaTATCATTCTTTTCTTTGTAATTCCTTATTTTCAGGTAATTTAAAAAACTATtcttaataaagaaaatatgtcTACTTAAAAATGCTTGCAAAATgcattgtaaataaaataatttaaatgatatacTGCTtcaattttctatattttcttctctgttagagaagataattcatttgatttcttcactgcagcttcaactgcattcatcATAGATGCtctataaatatatttacaagATATTACACACACGatttcaataaataataaattcttattctcATTTCTATATGTACTTGCCTAACTCGCCCACATTCCATTGCATGAACACCTGTAATTGTTGTACCTCCTGTAGAACATACTTCATCCTTCAATTGACCTGGATGTTTACCAGTTTCTAATACCATTTTACCAGCTCCTACTAATACTTGAGCGGCAAACTTTGTTGCCATGTTTCTTGGAACTCCCATTTTCACTGCACCGTCTGATAATGCTTCTATGACAAGATATGCctagaaattttaatttatgttgTTATGTAAGTATGTTCAACATATTTGGTAAATGTTATTATCTATATAGATAATTGTATatagataataattaattaataaataatatatagtatatactatattaccattattattaaaataatgtaaCTTTGATTTAACTCACGTAAGCAGGACCAGAACCTGATAGACCACCTACAGCATTCATAAGAGATTCAGAAATACTTTCAGCTACACCAATATGAGAAAATAATGTATGAATCATTTTTTCATCTTCATTTGTTGTATTCGTAGAGCAATATactggaaaataaaataatattataaagtgATTGTCATTATTAAACTACTGATTTTTTAACAtataaaaatatgcaaaatatacaactctattttgtacaaaaatataaatttacatGAAGATTcacaatttaatcattttctatATGTATACATTTACAATCTTCATTTACCTGTTATTCCTTCACTAATCATCAGTGGAGTATTTGGAAGGCATCTGATTATCCGAGGATGTTCCACAATATCTTTGAGTTTCTGAAAGCATTGTTGGTTATATGAACATTTCATTTAAGATCTTTGAACTATTAGTAACATTATTTAGTTTTTACATAAGTTAAGGTGTCTAATGAAATGCCCACAAGTACAGAGACAAAAAGTGGTTTGCGTGTACGATCCATTGTCAGTTTTATACCCTCAAGCGCATCATCAAGCATGTGTGGTTTCATTGCTAAAAATATGACATCGCAATTGTCAAATACTTCTCCATTTTTTAATGTAGTATGAGTACCGATATCACTCCAAAAACCCAAAGTTCTATTTGTACGTGCAGATACCCAAACATTGTTTGGATTAACAATGCCTGTAAACAAATAATGTTGCTGAATAAATGATTTCAATAAGACGATTCATTCATGTTATATAAAATGTGAAAGAATATATACCCTTTTTAATCAAAGGTTTCCCAATAGCACTTGCCATATTTCCGCCACCAATGAAGCCAATTTTAGTTGGCCCAAAATTGTAGTTAGccatattattttgtttaaaatgTTCCATGTTGCACAGTAAATATTTCttagaacgaattcttattTAAATCAGTGCACCATTCATTCAGAACATGTAATATTTTGACCGGCCTAATCGATCGACAGAAAAATCACGTGCAGTCACGTGaagattattattgattattaacGTAAAGGTAAAGAAACTCTATGAATCTCTACTGGCTGAGACTGAGGTTAGAGTTAGAGGTTTTGTGTATATGATACAGATGTATGCACGATTTGTAAAACATGTAGGAAGTTTGTCTGGTAACCAATAGCAACCAAAGGGTTGTAATGGAAGGCGTTTAGAGTTATACGCTCCTGCTAGCTACTAGCTGCctcaaaatatttaatattttagaaGCATACTTTATACATCCTTAGTTATTCTcaattttgaaatttaattatgatgTATCACATGATCGCATACAGAAGGAAAAGGACATTTTAATTGATAACTTATTCTTATTTTATCCTTTATTAAACTATGAGGTTGTGTTTATTACGTTTCATTAATGTGAATGACGTTAAATTACCAATGACGATTAATTGTTAtcttttacatttaaaaaaatgttctatgTACAAAATTATATGATACAATATAACATAACAAACTACGAGTCAATTATATCTAAAAATACAGTATAAATTCGATTTGTTACAATGGGGAATTGTGTACGGAGCTTGTTAAAAAGGTTACAAAACAAGAAATGTTCCGAAAAgtaatgtatattttattaacaactttttgacaaaaattaatatgaataatgaatttaataactatctttttttttagaacTATTATTTTGCTCATCGTCGGCCTAGATAATGCAGGAAAAACGTCCGTTTTGAATCGCATAAGCGGTGGTACGTCTCCGAATTTTGAAAATGCATCTTTTTACTAAAACTATTTATGAAACACGAAGATTCTGTCAGTTTTGAATAATTACATATAGACtagtatttttattgtatatttGTCATTTATGTGTTTTCCATTTAATTTATGTTTCTTACATTATCTTAATGGACATCATTTTACTAATTGAAAAATTACTTTGCCCGTGGAAGTAAGTAGAAatgttaacaataataattatgattatatgtaatacatattattatttaaaactgGTAGAACGTAATCATcacaaattttataatattattcatgaatatattggaatttttttaaataaacatgAATTATATGCATGTTTATAGAGTCAGATAGGAATGTATTACCTACAATAGGATTTCGAACAGTGTCtttaaagtataagtcttataCAGTCAAAATTTATGATATTGGTGGTAGTCCTCAAATCCGATCATTGTGGACAAAGTATTACAGTGGTGTAAGTAATCGATAAGAAATTCCTGAGTATATTTTCAATTAGAAGTATATTTTGTGTAATAGAAATGTAATATCTCCCATTTTCTAGAATATAGTTTTAAATATTCTTGTTTCTCCGTTTTGCATCTTTTAGATACATGGTCTTATATATGTGGTGGATGCTAGTGATATTTCCCGACTTACAGAAAATAGAGTTGTATTTGGTGAATTAATTTCACATGAATGTATTTCAGGGAAACCATTATTATTGTAAGAAAGTTGAACGTATTTTTTATGCTTCTGTATTTTCTACAAGACATAGAACACCATTTGTACATACAATATGCACCAATTAAATTTGCACTAAGATTTATTTATGTGTGATATCCacactatatttatatatatacatggtgctaatgttatcataatatatttTGGAAATAGGCTTGCAAACAAACAAGATATAAATGGATCGATTGATGAGCTAGATCTTGTTGAGAACTTGGAtgtagaatatgtagctaataCTATGAAGTGTCCTACAAGAGTGGAAATATGTTCATGCATAGAAGGAGAAAGTCAATTAAAAGATAATTCTATAGGTATTAAGAATGGCTATAAGTATGTTATTAattttcttattcttttttAAGAAGTTCTGTTGTGTAGTTTTTAAAACTAGCAATATGTAATTTATGCAGATGGCTATTGGatataattgtaaagaattacaCCGTATTAAACAATAGACTCAAAGATGCACAAAATACTCACATTGTGAGAGTTactgaaacacaagattcaatATCTGATACATCATCAAGGATATCAACACATTCTAATCCATTTAAACCAATCAAAGAACTAGTTGTTAAAAAGGTAAAGAtccttattaataattatatttaaagaaCAACGCTTTCCTACATTTGTTGCTATTTTAGGAACAAGTTCAGTCAACAAGTGTTCTGCACAATggtatgtaatatttaattataaataatgaatacaatttcttaaaaatatatatgtataatatttgtagGAGTTGTTGCTGGAAACAGGTTCAAAAAACTATTTATACATAGAAATAAAACTGCTCCACTTACTAGTGAAGGAACGGTCATTGAACTCGGAGATACGTCTACAACCGTTAAACCGGCTAAGAAAATTTTGGAAGTCCATGAGAGTATTGAAACTCTTCCACCAATAGTCTATCCAATGATGCCGACTGCATTttcaaattcaattacatcaAAATCAAATCGTCCACACACCGCACCAGAACGTTCACAACATGTTATTAACAAAGTAACAGTAATTAACATTCCTGGGCAAATAACATAGAAATGTTATTAATTGCATTTTAATTATAACAATAGGGGACCATTATAAAGAAATATAatgataagtaaaaaataattaaaattatatagaacaaatattttttagaatatattttttatttgttaaaCAGAAACCGACTGATGAACATtaagtaatatttattatatgttagATAATTACATTGATCTTAAATGTAGAATAAGACAATTTTCATTAATGTTAATTTCTTATTGTCTTTTTATGCATaacgaaataatgtaaaaataaactttTCTGAAAAAGTAATATTTGAAATGCGCGTAGGTTATATAAAATTGCTTTTTTTGTATTTTAGCTTTATTGTATTAGCTTGCATACATCTTTATCTATATAAAAGTTTTACAAATATGACTTACATTATAAACACTTAAAAAATGTAAGGTATAAATGTATTACAAAATTttcgattatattatagtgttgTATGAAATTTCATACGGAAATGCTGTAACACCTTAAGCATACATAATCATCAGCACATACTTTATCacaatttacaatatataataaatattgtaaatattttgcAACATCCTGTTATATCGTTGAGCAATTACTTTATAACATTAAGCAATGGATTCTAATACAGAAAGATCATACTCAAAATTACTAAAATAAGGAACAATATACTTTATATAAGAATAACAACCACTTTCGAATCAAGAAATTTCTACAAGTTACACTCCATATACAAATGCAGTGATACAGACATAGTAGTCAAACAATTGAAAGCaatattaaaattgtaaaattgaatGAATATGCATTTAATAACTGTATACTTTTCTGCTTGAAAGACTGTTATATCACGATATCGAAAGTATTCATAGCTTATATTAATGCcatttaaatacaaatatagtAGATTTTGGTCGTGGTAACATCGtacatttttctttaaatactAATCTATTTAATTCAGCGATTAAATTTCAAATGATAAAGCAACATGATACTTCATACTCCAGCTAGCAATTCCAAAAGTATGTGCATATTGCATCTTTTAATGATTTAGTTACAGCATATGTCATCTTTTCCTCTCTTAACGATAGATAAAACTTAGATGTTCCTTGTAATTGCACCTTATTTAATCACAACTACTTTAATTAGGCAAGTAATATTCTATTACTCCTAAATTCAAAATacgtttttttttcctttttaatgTAAGATATACTAGTGTTTTTTAACCATCGATCCACGGACCATTGCCGGAGTTTTAGAAATTTTAGCTAGTTCGCAAAAAAATTATTACCGCTTTTCAACTAGACACATTATTAGTTTTAAAAGCTACTATagaaaatgttatattattagtggttttttattttcatcgcAGCGGTCCacaaaatatttatatcttCACTAGTCCGTATATGTTGAAAAATTGAAAGCCACTGAGACAGGCTATTGCTTGTTATGAAAAGACACAAGTTTTGTCACCTTGACATTTTGTACAAAGCAGTAAGCATATTATATGTATCAATTTcttaaattgctttcgaatgattaaaaaatacatttttgtaaATGTATGCCATAACGACATAAATTGTATACGAATTACTTGTTAAATTTTGCTTGAAAGCAGCAATTACCAAGGCAATCAAttcttattatatgtatatcacTTTTTCATTACAATAATAGCACAACCAGAAAAGTTTTTAATTACTGGCACAGAAAATAGGATTCCTGTAAATTCATAGAACTGAATgacgatatta contains:
- the P5cr gene encoding pyrroline 5-carboyxlate reductase; its protein translation is MEHFKQNNMANYNFGPTKIGFIGGGNMASAIGKPLIKKGIVNPNNVWVSARTNRTLGFWSDIGTHTTLKNGEVFDNCDVIFLAMKPHMLDDALEGIKLTMDRTRKPLFVSVLVGISLDTLTYKLKDIVEHPRIIRCLPNTPLMISEGITVYCSTNTTNEDEKMIHTLFSHIGVAESISESLMNAVGGLSGSGPAYAYLVIEALSDGAVKMGVPRNMATKFAAQVLVGAGKMVLETGKHPGQLKDEVCSTGGTTITGVHAMECGRVRASMMNAVEAAVKKSNELSSLTEKKI
- the LOC117223890 gene encoding uncharacterized protein LOC117223890, with the translated sequence MGNCVRSLLKRLQNKKCSEKTIILLIVGLDNAGKTSVLNRISGESDRNVLPTIGFRTVSLKYKSYTVKIYDIGGSPQIRSLWTKYYSGIHGLIYVVDASDISRLTENRVVFGELISHECISGKPLLLLANKQDINGSIDELDLVENLDVEYVANTMKCPTRVEICSCIEGESQLKDNSIGIKNGYKWLLDIIVKNYTVLNNRLKDAQNTHIVRVTETQDSISDTSSRISTHSNPFKPIKELVVKKEQVQSTSVLHNGVVAGNRFKKLFIHRNKTAPLTSEGTVIELGDTSTTVKPAKKILEVHESIETLPPIVYPMMPTAFSNSITSKSNRPHTAPERSQHVINKVTVINIPGQIT